The sequence below is a genomic window from Methylotuvimicrobium alcaliphilum 20Z.
AATCAAGCCGACTCTCAGAAAATTCAGCAGCATTGTCACGAACGGCGACAGATACCATAAGCTGATTTGCTGGTCGGGAGCTACCGATCCGTTCCAGCTCAAATTGATTGTTTGCCATTGCCATTGCGGCAAACCGGGGCCGGTTTGGATTTTTGCATTCGGATCGGTACGTTCGGAAAGCCGTTTTTGCGGTACGGCAGAAGGCACGGCTTGCGCGACGATGCCGGCGGCGCTTCGCGCCTTTTTACGAACCGTATCCAGCGACGGCGCTTCCATCATCATCAATTCATCCGCCGCTTCAGGCATCGCGCCGGCAACGGGACGCTCGTAACGAGGGCCTTGAATCTGTTGCCACGGCTTTTCCAATTGCGGATAGAGTCCGATGCGCACCTGATCGACCATAAACGGTATCGCAATCAACACCAATACAGCTAAGGCGATATTACGGTAAGCGCCGGCCACGTTGCGGAACCGCCCTTCCGGTAACACTTTCAATAAAGCCACTGCCGCCAGTATATTGAGCCAAACCCATTGAGGCGCCCCCGGTTCATGCCAGATCAATACCAAGGTCAGTAAAGTCAATGCGCCGCGATAAACATCCCATAGCCGCAACGCCGCGAGTGCCGCTACCAGTACTAAAAACAAATCGAGCAAGGTCCAACGCGACAGCCAGGAATCCGGCACATTATCGACACCGCCGGCGGCAAATAAGCGCCAGCCGGGCGGCAGGTTCAGTTCGGCGCGAACTTGATGAAAAGATTGCGCCCAGCCGACTGCGTTCAATGCTCCGGGCGATCCATCGATTCGGCTATCGGCATCCAGCCGAATGACGCCCTTTCTGATCTCGACGCCTCGGCTTTGCCCGTCAGGCGCGCGCGTAATCAATTGGTTTGTACCATCCAGGCTAACGCGCCCGAGCTCGACGCCAGGCAATGCATCGAGTCGCCATCCTTGCGATAGGGTTCCGGTAATTTTATCATTGACGGTATATCCTTTGCCGTCGAAATCGAGCCATAGAGTCCGGGTCAAATTCAGGTTGTTAGGTTCTCCGTCCGGGTCGCCACGACGAATCGTTTTCAAGACTAAGCTCTCGCCTTGTTTAATCGCGTATGCTGGGAAGCGCTTCCAATGTTCGGGCAAATTGGTTTGGCTCGGATCGATTGCAGCCGGACGCTCGATTTCGACGACACGCAAAGACGGTCGGGCATCGAAAACCCAAATTTCGGATTTCGGCCAACCGTCCGGCTGATCGGATAAAGGTTCGGATATAGGAATTGAGTTGAGCGCCTCGGTACTTCGCGCCAGGATGTCAAGCTGCCAACGTCCGGGTCGGACTTGTACCAATAACTGACCGTCCGGTTCCAATCGGGCAGGCAGGGGACTATCGATGCGTAACGGAAGAAAGCCTTCCAGTATCGGATAAGCCAATTTGACTTCGCGCTGCTCGCCCGACACATTCAAATCCAATCGCGTGAGGACTTGCATCGGTATCTCGTCGATCAGTTGCCGGAATACCTGAAGCTCCAAGCTATTGCGTTCATCGGGTTTTACGGGGCGGTCATCGGTTCCGGTAAGCCACAATTGGCCTTGTTTTAGGTTAGGTTGATCGATAATTTGGCCTTTGATGCTCAGAGTGATGAGGCCTGTGTCCTGCGGGATCGTCAAGTTTTCGGGCAATTTATCCCAAGCAAAAGTGCCATCGATCGTGTAAGTGCCGGCTTGGAAAAAAACGGCTGGATGCCCCTTCTTTTCCGTTACCAAGAGCGGCTTGCCGTTAGCTGTTACATTGAGCGGCCATTGTTTGGCATGTCCGGGCAAACTCACCCAGCTTTCCCGGTACACTTTCCAAACGATCGTAAAGCGACCTTCGGTGCCGCTAAGCACTAAATCCAATCGCGACGGCCAGGCGCAGCGCTTCTGTTCGAAACTGTTATAGAGAAACGGACAACCTCGCTCCGTATCGTCGTGCAGGACCCAATCGATCCAGGGCTTGAGCGGTTCGGGAACATTTTCCGGTTTGAGCGGCTCGGCCCAACAGGGAAAGGCAAGCCATAATAAGGGCAATAGTAAACACCGAACTCTGAGCATGATCTGAACTCCTGTCGATAAAGGGCGAGGAAAACAATTGCTAAAGCATGCGTTTTGTCTCTTAGGGTACGCGCGTTGCGCTTCCTATCTCAACTCTTGCTGTAAGCGCGTATAAATGCCACCGAAACTGCCGTTGCTCATCAATACGAAGTGACCTCCGTAACGGGCTTCCAATTTGAGCTTGGCGATGATTTCGTCGAGAGTTTTACAGATTTCGATATTGCCGGCGTAATTTTTTAGACCGCTTAAGTCCCAGCCCAGGTTTTCCGGTTGGAATAGAATGGCTTGATCGGCTTCAACCAGCGATTTAGCCAGCGATTCGGTATGAATGCCCATGCGCATCGTATTCGAGCGAGGCTCGACGATCGCAATGATGCGCTCGGAACCGACTTGCTTGCGCAAACCTTCCAAGGTTGTCTTGATTGCGGTCGGATGATGTGCGAAGTCATCATAGAGCGTCACGCCGTCGATTTTGGCCAAGACTTCCATGCGCCGTTTGACATTCTTGAACTTGCCCAATGCCGCGATCGCATCCTTAGGCGTAATGCCGATATGGCGTGCCGCTGCAATCGCGGACAGCGCATTGCCGACATTGTGATTGCCGGTCAAATTCCAAAGCACCTCGCCCTGCTCCGCTCCATCATAATTAACCTTGAATCGAGTCCCGTCCGAATTGATCAATTCGGCATTCCAGGCCGACCGGCCTTGGATCGAAGTCTTTTCGACCGGCGTCCAACAGCCCATGTCCAACACATCGGTTATATTGTCATCGGCTTCGGGTGCAATCACGAGGCCTTCGCCAGGCACGGTTCTGAGCAAATGGTGAAATTGTTTCTTGATCGCATCGAGGTCCGGAAAGATGTCGGCATGATCGTATTCGAGATTGTTCAGAATCGCGGTTCTCGGCCGATAATGCACGAATTTCGAACGCTTGTCGAAAAACGCGCAGTCGTATTCGTCGGCTTCGATCACGAAGAACGACGACTCGCCTAGCCGAGCGGAAATGCCGAAGTTGAGCGGAATGCCGCCGATCAGAAAGCCTGGTTTGAAGCCTTGATATTCCAATATCCAGCTCAGCATGCTGGTTGTCGTGGTTTTGCCGTGCGTGCCGGCGACGCCGAGCACCCAGCGCTCGGCCAAGACGTGTTCGGCGAGCCATTGCGGGCCGGAAACGTATTTCAAGCCGCGATTCAAGACTGCTTCGACTTCCGGATTACCGCGAGACAGCGCATTGCCGATCACGACCAAATCGGGCTTGCAATCGAGATTTTCGGGCCGGTAACCGCTCATCAATTCGATACCTTGCTGTTCGAGCTGAGTGCTCATCGGCGGATAGACATTCTGATCGGAACCGGTGACTTTATAGCCGAGTTCCCGCGCGATCAGCGCCAACCCGCCCATGAAGGTACCGCAAATGCCTAGTATGTGTATATGCAAAGTCTTATCCTTTTACAAAAAACAATATGATGTCCGGTACAATCATAGCCGTAGCGATTCTTTTTGCAACCTTATAAGAAAAACCAATTTTCCGATTCAATGGGATCACTGGAAAGTTGAGTTCACCCGAATTTCCCGTAACACCTCAAGAGCAGAAAAAATGACTTCCGAAGATATTTTATTTACCCCCGTAAAAATAGGCAGATATACACTGAAAAACCGCATCATTATGGCGCCGCTGACCCGAAGCCGCGCGCAGCAACCCGGAGATATTCCCTGGGAGTTGAATGCCGACTATTACCGGCAGCGAGCCGGTGCCGGATTGATTATCTCGGAAGCCACGCATATTTCGCCGCAAGGTAAGGGCTATGCCTTCACTCCGGGTATTTATAGCGCCGCGCAAATTGACGGCTGGCGCAAAATAACCGATGCGGTACATGAAGAGGGAGGATTAATTTTTTTGCAACTCTGGCATGTCGGTCGCGTTTCGCATCCCGACCTGCAACCGGGCAATGCTTTACCGGTCGCGCCTTCGGCTATCGGTATCGAAGGCATGGCATTTACCGAGGCAGGTTTGAAACCCTTTGTTACGCCTAGAGCGTTGGAGTTGTCGGAAATACCGGGCATTATCGACCAATACCGCATCGCAGCCGAAAATGCGTTGATTGCCGGGTTCGACGGCGTTGAGATTCATGCCGCGAACGGTTATTTGCTGGATCAATTTCTGAGGGACGGTTCCAATCATCGAACCGATGCTTACGGCGGCAACATCAATAACAGAATGCGCCTATTGCTTGAAGTCACCGAAGCGGTCGTAGGTGCGGTAGGCGCCGACCGTACCGGTTTGCGTTTGTCCCCGACCAATGCCTTCAACAGCATGAGCGACAGCGATCCGCAAGGCCACTTTAATTATGCGGCCGAACAATTGAACCGTTTCGATTTGGCCTATTTGCATATCGTCGAACGCATGGTTCCGATCGAGGAAGATACCGCCGAATTCGATTTTGCCGCGTTGCGGCGGCATTTCAACGGGCCTTATATCGCGAACGGCGGCTATGACGCGGAAAGTTCACGAAACAGTATTGCCCGAAATTTATGCGACACGGTTGCTTTCGGCAAGCTTTACATCGCCAATCCTGACTTGACCGAACGCTTTCGCCTGAATGCGTCGCTCAACAAGCCCGACCCCGATACCTTTTACGGCGGCGATGAAAAAGGTTATACCGATTATCCGGCCTTGAATTCAGTCGACTAAAGCGATTTCATGCTCGTCCAGTTCCGAGCGGTATAACCAACATGCTTTTTCGCTCTTATCCGCCTCGGAACCGTTTTTTTCATCGCCGAAGCTGCTTAAATACTCCGAACTCAAGCCCGGATAAAAACTGATGCAGACTTCATCCAATTCGTTAAATATCATGCTTTTTGCTCTCATCTCAATTCAGCTTGCATGATAAGTGCGGAGTTTTACATTTACGTGACAACGCTGAAACAAATAATCGGGTTTAGATATATTTATGAAATAATACTGCGACTTATGTTATCAAGACGACGAGGGCTCCAAGTTTATTCGGATCATCCTAAATTCGGCAGTTTAACCATGAAGCGCATGAAGTCTTTCAACGGTCTCGTTATGACTGAACATGGCAAATAAACCAGCTTCGCACTTAAGGCAGGACAAAAGCACTAAGGATTAACCTTAAACTGTCCCGCGTTAAGTGAACAGCCAATAAACCGATTTAATTCGCTTATTCTCAGCCCCCCGTGCTCCCCAATAATGGTCAAACCATGAGAAAAAACCTTCCCATTACACAAAACGAAATCAACTATCCCAGTACCGCCACGATTACTTCGGCAACCGATCCTAAAGGAAAGATCACTTATATCAATCAGGATTTCTTAAAAATAAGCGGTTTCAATGAGCAAGAATTGCTTGGACAAGCTCATAACATCGTTCGCCATCCGGAAATGCCGGAAGCCGCGTTTGCCGACTTATGGAATAGTATTCAGAAAGGCAAGCCGTGGATGGGCATCGTCAAGAATCGCTGTAAAAATGGCGATTATTATTGGGTCGACGCCTTTGTGACGCCTCGCTTCGACAAGGGAAAAGTCATCGGATTCGAATCGGTTCGGGTAAAGCCCGAGCCCGACACGGTTGAACAGGCAAAGAAAACTTACCCAAAACTAGCATCGGGGAAAAGTATCAACACCTTGCTTAATCGCATGAAACTGGGATCTAAATTATTGATCGGATTCTCGTTGCTACAAACGCTAATTTTTGCCGGCCTATTTATTTTTGGTGTTATCAAACTGCCCCCTGCCACGATTGCCTTGGCGATATCCCTGTTATTTTCGTTCGGCCTGATATCGGCGCTGGTACGCCCGCTAAACGATGCCGCATTAGAAGCGCGATCGGTTATCGATAATCCGGTCATGCAACACATTTACACCAACGACGGGGCCGAGTCCGGACAGCTGTTACTCGCTATTAAACTTCTTAAAGCTAAATCGAGGACTATTGTACGCCGTTTGATACAAGCGACCGAGACGCTTACGCAACAAGCCCAAGCCACCGAACGGGAGATCGAACAAGTCAGCGAAGCCATGAAACACCAATTGCAAGAAACCGAGCAGGTGGCGACGGCAATGCATCAAATGACCGCGACGATCAATGAAGTTGCGCAAAGCGCCAGCAATGCCGCCAAGGCTGCAACCGATGCCGACCAAATATCTCAGCAAACGATGCAACGGGTCGGCGAGACGGTCAAATTAATCGGCGCCTTGTCTTCCGAGGTCGACAGCGCCGAATCGGCCATTTTAAATCTTGCTCAATACAGTAAAGATATCGGCGGCGTATTAGAGGTCATTCAAAGCATCGCCGAACAAACCAATTTGCTGGCACTCAATGCCGCAATCGAGGCCGCCCGAGCCGGGGATCAAGGCCGCGGTTTCGCAGTCGTTGCCGATGAAGTTAGAACTTTGGCCGGACGCACGCAAAAGTCGACAGAAGAAATCAATAAAATGATCGAAGTCTTACAACAAGGCGCCAAAAATGCCGTCGATGAAATGAGCAAGGTACGAATCAAAGCAGCCGATGGTGTCGAACACGGAGAAAATTCGGCCAGATTATTGACCGAAACCACGCAGTCGGTCAGCACGATTAGCGATATGATTTTACAAATCGCCAGTGCGGCCGAGGAGCAACACATCGTGTCCGAAGAAATCGCTCGAAACATCGAAGCCATCGATCGCTTGTCAAAAGAAACATCCGAACACGCAACGATAGCCAGTCAAGCCGGCCGCAATCTTTCGAAACTCAGTAAAGATCTCGATCTAATGGTCGAGCAATTCGATGACAATCAAAGTTAAATGGCGCGCGTGCAACTGTGTAAGGACTGCCGAATTTTGATCTACGGGTATAATAACGCTCTCTGCTTCCGAACGATTAGCTACTCACCATTACATTAGCGTCATCTATTATTCATCATGACTGACTACCAGCCGCTTCCTCCGGAAGCCTTGAAATTAACTATTAACCCGAACAGCCTGGATATCCCCCAGGCAATAACTACCGAGCAGCCTTCCATTATAGGTCAAGCCCGCGCCCGATCGGCATTGGAATTCGGCGTCGCGATGCAAAATCCCGGCTATAACATTTATGTCATGGGCGAACCGGGCACCGGGCGTCTGTCAATGATTACCCAACAGCTTGAACAATCGGCTCCAAATCAACCGACGCCGCCAAGTTATGCTTATGTCGATAATTTCGATAATCCGCGCGAACCGGTCTCGATCGAATTGCCTGCAGGATTTGGACAGAAGTTCTGCGCCGATATCGATGAATTGATCGACAATTTGCTGGCTACTTTTCCGGCCGTTTTTGAAAGTCCGACCTATCAGCAAAAAAAAGCCGCGATCGAACGCGGCTTTAATCAACGCTATAACATGGCGATTCATCAAGTCGAGAAAAAAGCGGAATCCTTGAATGTCGCGCTCTATCGCGAGAGTGAAACGATCACTTTCGTGCCCGTTAAGGACGACAAGTTATTGGAAGACGAGCAATTCATACAATTACCGCAAGCCGAGCGCGAAGCGTTTCACCGTCATACCGAGGAGCTCGAAAACTATCTTGGCGATGTCTTGCTGGAGCTGCCGCAATGGCGGCGTTCACTGGTCGAACAACTCAAGCAATTGGACGATGCGACGATTAATCAAGCCATCGAACCGCTCTTCGAGGCGTTGATCGAAGACTATCAAAACGTCGACGATGCCATCACCTATTTAGACGAAATCAAAAAAAACCTGAGTCAAACCATCGTCGACGTATTGGCTGCGAATCCTGGACTCGATAGCCGCGATCAGATCAGTAAGCGCCTTTTGCTGAAAGAGCAGTACGCTCCTAACGTCTTGGTCGATTATAAAACCGAATGCGGTGCGCCGGTCGTTTACGACCCGCATCCGATTTATCCGAATTTATTCGGGCGCATCGAATATATCAGCGATCAAGGCACCCTGGTCACCAACTACCGACGAATCTGCCCGGGCTCGCTGCATCAGGCCAACGGCGGTTATTTGATACTCGATGCCGAAAAACTGCTCACTTATCCTTTCGTCTGGGAAGGTTTAAAGCGCGCGCTGAAGTCCGGTCGTATCGAAATCGAGTCGCCTTATTCGGAGCTCGGCATCAATACAATGACGTTAAAGCCGGAAGTTATCCCGCTCAACATCAAAGTAGTTTTAGTCGGCTCGCGGGATATTTATTACCTATTGCATGAACTGGACGACGAATTTAACGAAATGTTCAGAGTGCTGGCCGATTTCGATCACCGCATTTTGCTGAATCCGGATTCGATGCAAAATTTTGCGCAACTGATGATAAGACATGCGCGCGACACCGGCTCCAAAACATTGACTTCGGCCGCTATTGCCCGCCTCATCGAGCATAGCTGCAGGCTTTCCGAAAACCAGCACCGTTTATCGGCGCATATTAACGATTCCCTCGAAATCATCGGCGAAGCAAACCTCTTGTGCGCGCGTAACGCCGCAGAATTCATCGACCAAGCCCATATCGAGCAGGCCCTTTCCGCGCGCGAACAACGCAACGGTAGGCTATCCGAGGAAATTCTCGACGAAATGCTCGACGGTACGATTTTGATCGATACCGACGGCACCGCAATCGGTAAGGCAAACGGCTTGACTGTTCTGGAAATCGGCGGCAGCAGTTTCGGCGCGCCGGCGCGTATCACCGCGACGGTTTACCCCGGTTCCCGTGGCATCGTCGATATCGAACGCGAAGCCGAACTCGGTCAAGCCCTTCATTCGAAAGGCGTGATGATATTGACCGGCTATCTCGGGCATTGTTACGCACAACAATTTCCGTTTGCCATTTCTGCCAGCATCGCAGTCGAACAATCCTACGGTTATATCGACGGCGATAGCGCATCCTTGGCCGAATTATGTTGTTTGATATCGGCGCTGACACGAACGCCGATCAAGCAAGGTTTTGCCGTGACCGGATCGATCAATCAATACGGCGAAGTGCAAGCCATCGGCGGCGTCAATGAAAAAATCGAAGGCTTTTTTAGACTATGCAAAGCGCGTGGCTTAACCGGTCAACAAGGCGTGATCATTCCTGCGGCGAATAAACGTAATCTCATGCTGATGAAGGATGTTATCGATGCGGTTGAAGCGGGACAATTTGCCGTCTATGCGGTCTCGACCGTCGATGAAGCACTAGAATTATTAACCGGCCAAGAAGCCGGCTTCATGGATTCGGAAGGCAACTATCCGGAAAATAGTATTAACTTCAAGGCCATTTCGAGACTTAAGGAAATCTCCGATATGGCGCATGAGGAAGATAAAGAAGAGGGGCCGGAATAAAGCTAAGGATTTGATTATACTCATCGTATATCAAAATTCGGTTGCTCAATTGAATTGCGCCTTCGGCAGTGCAGGCTTTTGGCCCTACAAAATCTATGGCACTGCCGACATTCTATCGCTGAATATCCCCGGCGACTCTCGCGTATCACATGCCGAATAGGTGTTTCCGTTTTACCTGCGATCTAGCTCCTAAACCCAACAATCCGATACTGAAAAGCAGCGTTAAACTAGGCTCCGGTACCGTCAATGCTAGTGTACTGATGCCGCGGTCTTCGGCTGGTCTGATAAAGGCGGATACATGAGAGTAATCGTTGCTGACATTGCCGCCTTTGTTTGTCCAGCGGCTATTGAATCCACCATCAATACCGAGTGCGATCCCGCTGAATAAATAAGCAATGGTGCTATTGTTAGCCTGCTTAACAAGCAAAGTCCAATCGACAAATTTTCCCAGCCAATCATCCGGTGCAAGCAATGAATAAGAAAACAAGTCATCTCCTGTATTAGGATCCGATAATTCCGATACGGTTAATGTGAAGCCGGCGATATCGGCGCCGCTTGACTCAAAACCATTGCCGTCATTGAATTTACCGATAAAGGAAAATGCATCGCCTTCCCCTTTAAGGTTATCGCTTACAAAAGTTTTTTCTTGCGG
It includes:
- the mpl gene encoding UDP-N-acetylmuramate:L-alanyl-gamma-D-glutamyl-meso-diaminopimelate ligase, with product MHIHILGICGTFMGGLALIARELGYKVTGSDQNVYPPMSTQLEQQGIELMSGYRPENLDCKPDLVVIGNALSRGNPEVEAVLNRGLKYVSGPQWLAEHVLAERWVLGVAGTHGKTTTTSMLSWILEYQGFKPGFLIGGIPLNFGISARLGESSFFVIEADEYDCAFFDKRSKFVHYRPRTAILNNLEYDHADIFPDLDAIKKQFHHLLRTVPGEGLVIAPEADDNITDVLDMGCWTPVEKTSIQGRSAWNAELINSDGTRFKVNYDGAEQGEVLWNLTGNHNVGNALSAIAAARHIGITPKDAIAALGKFKNVKRRMEVLAKIDGVTLYDDFAHHPTAIKTTLEGLRKQVGSERIIAIVEPRSNTMRMGIHTESLAKSLVEADQAILFQPENLGWDLSGLKNYAGNIEICKTLDEIIAKLKLEARYGGHFVLMSNGSFGGIYTRLQQELR
- a CDS encoding alkene reductase, which translates into the protein MTSEDILFTPVKIGRYTLKNRIIMAPLTRSRAQQPGDIPWELNADYYRQRAGAGLIISEATHISPQGKGYAFTPGIYSAAQIDGWRKITDAVHEEGGLIFLQLWHVGRVSHPDLQPGNALPVAPSAIGIEGMAFTEAGLKPFVTPRALELSEIPGIIDQYRIAAENALIAGFDGVEIHAANGYLLDQFLRDGSNHRTDAYGGNINNRMRLLLEVTEAVVGAVGADRTGLRLSPTNAFNSMSDSDPQGHFNYAAEQLNRFDLAYLHIVERMVPIEEDTAEFDFAALRRHFNGPYIANGGYDAESSRNSIARNLCDTVAFGKLYIANPDLTERFRLNASLNKPDPDTFYGGDEKGYTDYPALNSVD
- a CDS encoding methyl-accepting chemotaxis protein; translated protein: MRKNLPITQNEINYPSTATITSATDPKGKITYINQDFLKISGFNEQELLGQAHNIVRHPEMPEAAFADLWNSIQKGKPWMGIVKNRCKNGDYYWVDAFVTPRFDKGKVIGFESVRVKPEPDTVEQAKKTYPKLASGKSINTLLNRMKLGSKLLIGFSLLQTLIFAGLFIFGVIKLPPATIALAISLLFSFGLISALVRPLNDAALEARSVIDNPVMQHIYTNDGAESGQLLLAIKLLKAKSRTIVRRLIQATETLTQQAQATEREIEQVSEAMKHQLQETEQVATAMHQMTATINEVAQSASNAAKAATDADQISQQTMQRVGETVKLIGALSSEVDSAESAILNLAQYSKDIGGVLEVIQSIAEQTNLLALNAAIEAARAGDQGRGFAVVADEVRTLAGRTQKSTEEINKMIEVLQQGAKNAVDEMSKVRIKAADGVEHGENSARLLTETTQSVSTISDMILQIASAAEEQHIVSEEIARNIEAIDRLSKETSEHATIASQAGRNLSKLSKDLDLMVEQFDDNQS
- a CDS encoding Lon protease family protein: MTDYQPLPPEALKLTINPNSLDIPQAITTEQPSIIGQARARSALEFGVAMQNPGYNIYVMGEPGTGRLSMITQQLEQSAPNQPTPPSYAYVDNFDNPREPVSIELPAGFGQKFCADIDELIDNLLATFPAVFESPTYQQKKAAIERGFNQRYNMAIHQVEKKAESLNVALYRESETITFVPVKDDKLLEDEQFIQLPQAEREAFHRHTEELENYLGDVLLELPQWRRSLVEQLKQLDDATINQAIEPLFEALIEDYQNVDDAITYLDEIKKNLSQTIVDVLAANPGLDSRDQISKRLLLKEQYAPNVLVDYKTECGAPVVYDPHPIYPNLFGRIEYISDQGTLVTNYRRICPGSLHQANGGYLILDAEKLLTYPFVWEGLKRALKSGRIEIESPYSELGINTMTLKPEVIPLNIKVVLVGSRDIYYLLHELDDEFNEMFRVLADFDHRILLNPDSMQNFAQLMIRHARDTGSKTLTSAAIARLIEHSCRLSENQHRLSAHINDSLEIIGEANLLCARNAAEFIDQAHIEQALSAREQRNGRLSEEILDEMLDGTILIDTDGTAIGKANGLTVLEIGGSSFGAPARITATVYPGSRGIVDIEREAELGQALHSKGVMILTGYLGHCYAQQFPFAISASIAVEQSYGYIDGDSASLAELCCLISALTRTPIKQGFAVTGSINQYGEVQAIGGVNEKIEGFFRLCKARGLTGQQGVIIPAANKRNLMLMKDVIDAVEAGQFAVYAVSTVDEALELLTGQEAGFMDSEGNYPENSINFKAISRLKEISDMAHEEDKEEGPE
- a CDS encoding PEP-CTERM sorting domain-containing protein → MRFCEPVLLWICLFLLGVPLNSTASIIACNANDAMANGFYATACIGDSTIRPPQEKTFVSDNLKGEGDAFSFIGKFNDGNGFESSGADIAGFTLTVSELSDPNTGDDLFSYSLLAPDDWLGKFVDWTLLVKQANNSTIAYLFSGIALGIDGGFNSRWTNKGGNVSNDYSHVSAFIRPAEDRGISTLALTVPEPSLTLLFSIGLLGLGARSQVKRKHLFGM